The Bos indicus x Bos taurus breed Angus x Brahman F1 hybrid chromosome 11, Bos_hybrid_MaternalHap_v2.0, whole genome shotgun sequence genome includes a region encoding these proteins:
- the EGR4 gene encoding early growth response protein 4 isoform X1, with the protein MLHLSEFSGPDALLVKSTEGCCSEPSTDLTRLPARDPPAATGYPAAGDFLSWALSSCGAGEYLTDSCLLEGPAPTPPPGLGYSGSFFIQAVPEHPHDPEALFNLMSGILGLTPFPGAEAAASRSPLDASFPAGSDALLPGPPDLFSPDPGAAAFPEAFWEASPSAGAPSQCLYEPHLSAPDVKPGLRAPPASPALDTASAFKGPYSPWELLSAGAPGSCGSQGGYQAAPEARFPTTGAKIEDLLSISCPAELPGGPASRLYTMGTYDAFPLAPGDLGEGAESLPGLLTPPSGEGGSSGEGGEFLDGTQPELSPLGLRSATADFPKPLVADIPGSSAVPEPPVPPPAPFPPAKARRKGRRGGKCSARCFCPRPHAKAFACPVESCVRSFARSDELNRHLRIHTGHKPFQCRICLRNFSRSDHLTTHVRTHTGEKPFACDVCGRRFARSDEKKRHSKVHLKQKARAEERLKGLGFYSLGLSFAAL; encoded by the exons ATGCTCCACCTTAGCGAGTTTTCCGGCCCCGACGCGCTCCTAGTAAAGTCTACCGAGGGCTGTTGCTCTGAACCCAGTACCGACCTAACCCGGCTGCCCGCCAGGGACCCACCCGCAGCCACCGGCTATCCGGCAG CAGGTGATTTCTTGAGCTGGGCCTTGAGCAGCTGTGGCGCCGGGGAGTACTTAACCGACTCCTGCCTCCTGGAGGGGCCTGCGCCCACGCCTCCCCCTGGCCTCGGCTACAGTGGTAGCTTCTTCATCCAGGCAGTACCCGAACACCCGCACGATCCAGAAGCACTCTTCAACCTCATGTCGGGCATCCTAGGCCTGACACCTTTCCCCGGCGCTGAGGCGGCAGCATCCCGGTCTCCTCTGGACGCCTCTTTTCCCGCAGGCTCCGACGCCTTGCTGCCAGGTCCGCCAGACCTTTTCTCCCCGGATCCGGGCGCTGCTGCTTTCCCGGAGGCGTTCTGGGAGGCCTCGCCCTCGGCAGGCGCCCCCTCACAGTGCCTGTATGAGCCTCATCTCTCCGCACCCGACGTCAAGCCAGGCCTCCGGGCTCCTCCGGCTTCCCCTGCTCTGGACACTGCCTCGGCCTTCAAAGGTCCGTATTCTCCATGGGAGCTGCTCTCAGCCGGGGCTCCAGGGAGCTGTGGGTCACAAGGAGGCTACCAGGCCGCCCCGGAGGCCCGTTTCCCCACGACGGGGGCCAAGATTGAAGACCTGCTGTCCATCAGCTGCCCCGCAGAGCTGCCGGGTGGCCCTGCCAGCAGACTCTACACCATGGGGACCTACGATGCTTTCCCGCTGGCCCCGGGTGACTTAGGAGAAGGAGCCGAGAGCCTCCCGGGGCTCCTGACCCCTCctagtggggagggagggagtagCGGCGAAGGCGGAGAGTTTCTAGATGGTACGCAGCCTGAGCTTTCCCCGCTGGGCCTTCGCAGCGCCACGGCGGACTTCCCGAAACCTCTGGTGGCGGACATCCCCGGGAGCAGCGCTGTGCCCGAACCTCCTGTCCCGCCGCCGGCCCCGTTCCCCCCAGCCAAGGCGCGACGCAAGGGGCGCCGGGGCGGCAAGTGCAGCGCACGCTGCTTCTGCCCTCGGCCGCATGCAAAGGCGTTTGCTTGCCCGGTGGAGAGCTGTGTGCGCAGTTTCGCGCGCTCCGACGAGCTCAACCGCCACCTGCGCATCCACACGGGCCACAAGCCCTTCCAGTGCCGCATCTGCCTCCGCAACTTCAGCCGCAGCGACCACCTTACCACACACGTGCGCACgcacacgggcgagaagccctTTGCCTGCGACGTGTGCGGCCGCCGCTTCGCGCGCAGCGACGAGAAGAAACGGCACAGCAAGGTGCACCTCAAGCAGAAGGCGCGCGCCGAGGAGCGGCTCAAGGGCCTTGGCTTTTATTCGTTGGGCCTCTCCTTCGCAGCCCTGTAA
- the EGR4 gene encoding early growth response protein 4 isoform X2 produces the protein MLHLSEFSGPDALLVKSTEGCCSEPSTDLTRLPARDPPAATGYPAGDFLSWALSSCGAGEYLTDSCLLEGPAPTPPPGLGYSGSFFIQAVPEHPHDPEALFNLMSGILGLTPFPGAEAAASRSPLDASFPAGSDALLPGPPDLFSPDPGAAAFPEAFWEASPSAGAPSQCLYEPHLSAPDVKPGLRAPPASPALDTASAFKGPYSPWELLSAGAPGSCGSQGGYQAAPEARFPTTGAKIEDLLSISCPAELPGGPASRLYTMGTYDAFPLAPGDLGEGAESLPGLLTPPSGEGGSSGEGGEFLDGTQPELSPLGLRSATADFPKPLVADIPGSSAVPEPPVPPPAPFPPAKARRKGRRGGKCSARCFCPRPHAKAFACPVESCVRSFARSDELNRHLRIHTGHKPFQCRICLRNFSRSDHLTTHVRTHTGEKPFACDVCGRRFARSDEKKRHSKVHLKQKARAEERLKGLGFYSLGLSFAAL, from the exons ATGCTCCACCTTAGCGAGTTTTCCGGCCCCGACGCGCTCCTAGTAAAGTCTACCGAGGGCTGTTGCTCTGAACCCAGTACCGACCTAACCCGGCTGCCCGCCAGGGACCCACCCGCAGCCACCGGCTATCCGGCAG GTGATTTCTTGAGCTGGGCCTTGAGCAGCTGTGGCGCCGGGGAGTACTTAACCGACTCCTGCCTCCTGGAGGGGCCTGCGCCCACGCCTCCCCCTGGCCTCGGCTACAGTGGTAGCTTCTTCATCCAGGCAGTACCCGAACACCCGCACGATCCAGAAGCACTCTTCAACCTCATGTCGGGCATCCTAGGCCTGACACCTTTCCCCGGCGCTGAGGCGGCAGCATCCCGGTCTCCTCTGGACGCCTCTTTTCCCGCAGGCTCCGACGCCTTGCTGCCAGGTCCGCCAGACCTTTTCTCCCCGGATCCGGGCGCTGCTGCTTTCCCGGAGGCGTTCTGGGAGGCCTCGCCCTCGGCAGGCGCCCCCTCACAGTGCCTGTATGAGCCTCATCTCTCCGCACCCGACGTCAAGCCAGGCCTCCGGGCTCCTCCGGCTTCCCCTGCTCTGGACACTGCCTCGGCCTTCAAAGGTCCGTATTCTCCATGGGAGCTGCTCTCAGCCGGGGCTCCAGGGAGCTGTGGGTCACAAGGAGGCTACCAGGCCGCCCCGGAGGCCCGTTTCCCCACGACGGGGGCCAAGATTGAAGACCTGCTGTCCATCAGCTGCCCCGCAGAGCTGCCGGGTGGCCCTGCCAGCAGACTCTACACCATGGGGACCTACGATGCTTTCCCGCTGGCCCCGGGTGACTTAGGAGAAGGAGCCGAGAGCCTCCCGGGGCTCCTGACCCCTCctagtggggagggagggagtagCGGCGAAGGCGGAGAGTTTCTAGATGGTACGCAGCCTGAGCTTTCCCCGCTGGGCCTTCGCAGCGCCACGGCGGACTTCCCGAAACCTCTGGTGGCGGACATCCCCGGGAGCAGCGCTGTGCCCGAACCTCCTGTCCCGCCGCCGGCCCCGTTCCCCCCAGCCAAGGCGCGACGCAAGGGGCGCCGGGGCGGCAAGTGCAGCGCACGCTGCTTCTGCCCTCGGCCGCATGCAAAGGCGTTTGCTTGCCCGGTGGAGAGCTGTGTGCGCAGTTTCGCGCGCTCCGACGAGCTCAACCGCCACCTGCGCATCCACACGGGCCACAAGCCCTTCCAGTGCCGCATCTGCCTCCGCAACTTCAGCCGCAGCGACCACCTTACCACACACGTGCGCACgcacacgggcgagaagccctTTGCCTGCGACGTGTGCGGCCGCCGCTTCGCGCGCAGCGACGAGAAGAAACGGCACAGCAAGGTGCACCTCAAGCAGAAGGCGCGCGCCGAGGAGCGGCTCAAGGGCCTTGGCTTTTATTCGTTGGGCCTCTCCTTCGCAGCCCTGTAA